The following proteins are encoded in a genomic region of Pseudorca crassidens isolate mPseCra1 chromosome 5, mPseCra1.hap1, whole genome shotgun sequence:
- the ZDHHC19 gene encoding palmitoyltransferase ZDHHC19, producing MGGPAMPLLKEPHSPPQAPPPWILPSLFAAFNVVLLVVFSGLFFAFPCRWLAQNGEWAFPIVTGLLFILTFFSLVSLNFSDPGILHQGSNEQGPTMVHVVWVNHRAFRLQWCPKCCFHRPPRTYHCPWCNICVEDFDHHCKWVNNCIGHRNFRFFMLLVLSLCLYSGAMLVTCLIFLVRTTHLPFSMDKAIAIVVAVPAAGFLVPLFLLLLIQAMSVSAAERSYEGKCRYLEGHNPFDHGCASNWYLTICAPLGPKYMAEAVWLQRVVGPDWVPRQNPHFPMCPSAHSPPDLPGPGSGPQSQPLGLNQPGKGPPGSGEAAALQELHASPVLPLLREAPRRGSAYLLTFRTGRCQEPPQPNLTS from the exons ATGGGAGGTCCAGCCATGCCGCTCTTGAAGGAGCCCCATAGCCCGCCTCAGGCCCCACCGCCCTGGATCCTCCCGAGCCTATTTGCCGCCTTCAACGTGGTGCTGCTGGTCGTTTTCAGTGGCCTCTTCTTCGCATTCCC TTGCAGGTGGCTGGCCCAGAACGGGGAATGGGCCTTTCCCATCGTCACAGGCCTCCTCTTTATCCTCACCTTCTTCAGTCTCGTGTCACTCAACTTCTCAGACCCTGGCATCTTGCATCAAG GCTCCAATGAACAGGGCCCCACGATGGTGCATGTGGTATGGGTGAACCACAGGGCCTTCCGCCTGCAGTGGTGCCCTAAGTGCTGCTTCCACCGTCCGCCCCGGACCTACCACTGCCCCTGGTGCAACATCTGTGTGGAG GACTTTGATCACCACTGCAAGTGGGTCAATAACTGCATTGGTCACCGCAACTTTCGCTTCTTTATGCTGCTCGTCCTGTCACTATGCCTCTACTCAGGTGCCATGCTGGTCACCTGTCTGATCTTCCTGGTGCGCACGACCCACCTGCCCTTCTCCATGGACAAGGCTATTGC CATCGTGGTGGCTGTACCCGCCGCCGGCTTCCTGGTGCCACTCTTCCTGCTGCTGCTGATCCAGGCCATGTCGGTGAGCGCGGCCGAGCGCTCCTACGAGGGCAAG TGCCGATACCTGGAAGGACACAACCCCTTCGACCATGGCTGTGCCAGCAACTGGTATTTAACAATTTGTGCACCGCTGGGACCCAA GTACATGGCCGAAGCTGTCTGGCTGCAGAGAGTGGTGGGGCCTGATTGGGTGCCCAGGCAGAACCCTCACTTCCCGATGTGCCCCTCCGCGCACAGTCCCCCAGACCTCCCTGGGCCTGGGTCTGGCCCCCAGTCCCAACCTCTGGGTCTCAACCAACCAGGCAAGGGGCCCCCAGGGAGTGGTGAGGCTGCAGCCCTCCAGGAG CTCCACGCCAGCCCGGTGCTGCCCCTGCTGCGAGAGGCCCCCAGACGAGGCTCCGCCTACCTCTTGACCTTTCGCACTGGGAGATGCCAGGAGCCCCCGCAGCCGAACCTCACCTCCTGA